One window from the genome of Kaistella carnis encodes:
- a CDS encoding efflux RND transporter periplasmic adaptor subunit, whose protein sequence is MKKVLIIFLSLMIFSCSKEEVVPEEIGTVVGDQVSLTDLQIKNSGIEANTLNNLDIAHKIMLTGQIDVPPQGMASVSAPSGGYVRVSRFMPGNYVSKGQTLATLENPELVQLQQDYLLAKSNLQYAQQDYSRQQDLNENKASSDKVTQKAFNESQNQNIMMKGMAQKLTAMGINPGSLNANNIRRTFAVTSPISGYISTVNVNIGQYVSPMDKMFDVVNTGDLHLALKVFEKDLSKIKIGQKVFAYTNQNPTKKYEARVFIIGKDFSADRSVLIHCHFVDNSLQLLPGTFMNAEMEADSEEGIVIPDDAIVTWEEKQYIFEEVKPKTYKMFPVEIGNAENGFTELLNFKEENRSKKFVTKGAYQLLMALKNVEE, encoded by the coding sequence ATGAAAAAAGTACTTATCATATTTTTAAGCCTCATGATTTTTTCCTGTTCCAAAGAAGAAGTGGTTCCCGAAGAAATCGGCACCGTCGTTGGAGATCAGGTTTCTTTAACCGATTTACAAATCAAAAATTCGGGCATTGAAGCCAACACTTTAAACAACCTTGATATCGCGCATAAAATTATGCTGACGGGACAAATCGATGTTCCTCCGCAAGGAATGGCAAGTGTTTCTGCACCAAGCGGAGGTTACGTGAGAGTCTCGAGATTCATGCCCGGAAATTATGTTTCTAAAGGGCAGACGTTAGCAACTTTAGAAAATCCAGAATTGGTGCAATTGCAACAAGATTATTTATTAGCAAAATCGAACCTTCAATACGCACAACAGGATTATTCCCGTCAACAAGATTTGAATGAAAACAAAGCCAGTTCCGATAAGGTCACGCAAAAAGCCTTTAATGAAAGCCAGAATCAAAATATAATGATGAAAGGAATGGCGCAAAAATTAACGGCGATGGGAATTAATCCCGGTTCTTTAAACGCCAATAATATCCGCCGAACATTTGCCGTAACTTCTCCGATTTCAGGATATATTTCTACGGTCAATGTGAATATCGGACAATATGTTTCGCCCATGGATAAAATGTTTGACGTTGTCAATACGGGTGATTTACATTTGGCTTTAAAGGTTTTTGAAAAGGATTTGAGTAAGATTAAAATTGGGCAGAAAGTTTTCGCTTATACCAATCAAAATCCTACTAAAAAATATGAAGCCCGCGTTTTTATTATCGGAAAAGATTTCTCCGCTGACCGAAGTGTTTTGATTCATTGCCATTTTGTCGATAACAGTTTGCAACTACTTCCGGGAACTTTTATGAACGCAGAAATGGAAGCCGATTCCGAAGAAGGTATTGTAATTCCCGATGACGCCATCGTGACCTGGGAGGAAAAACAATATATTTTCGAAGAAGTTAAACCCAAAACCTACAAGATGTTTCCAGTAGAAATCGGAAATGCTGAAAATGGATTTACCGAACTTTTAAACTTTAAAGAAGAAAATAGAAGTAAAAAATTCGTGACCAAAGGCGCTTATCAATTATTAATGGCGCTGAAAAATGTAGAAGAGTAA
- a CDS encoding anthranilate synthase component I family protein has translation MEFKQTVNIKTTIKSVMSDLFTPVGIYLRLRDKFRDTILLESAGNQNNDNNFSFIAINAVAGIEIRNFEEAEVKFPLGNPQKIALEKEKLSELLNDFTKCFVCEEPSKEIGKSAQGFFGYTSYDAIPFFENIKFKELSEENKIPLLRYRLYQYVIAINHYNDEMFIIENKIDGLKSNTIEIENLINQKNAPIFPFKITDYETSNLRDEEFRELVETAKKNCFRGDVFQLVLSRRFEQKFNGDEFNVYRALRHINPSPYLFYFDYGDYKLMGSSPESQLIIKDGKAIIHPIAGTFKRTGEVQKDLEAAEELKKDAKENAEHTMLVDLARNDLSICGKSTTVTKLKEVQFFSHVIHLVSEVTADVEENQNPYEMIATTFPQGTLSGAPKYKAMELIDSYEKTSRSFYGGCIGFVGFDGSCNQAIMIRTFLSKNNTLYYQAGAGIVAKSTAENELQEVNNKLNALKMAVKKATSI, from the coding sequence ATGGAATTTAAGCAAACTGTAAACATAAAAACTACCATCAAATCGGTGATGAGCGATCTTTTCACGCCGGTCGGAATTTATCTGCGACTTCGTGATAAATTTCGGGACACCATTTTACTGGAAAGTGCCGGAAATCAAAACAACGATAACAACTTTTCGTTTATTGCCATCAATGCAGTTGCCGGAATTGAAATCAGAAATTTTGAGGAAGCAGAAGTTAAATTCCCTCTTGGTAATCCACAAAAAATCGCTTTAGAAAAAGAGAAGTTGAGTGAATTATTAAATGATTTCACCAAATGTTTTGTTTGTGAAGAACCATCTAAAGAAATCGGTAAATCTGCACAGGGATTTTTTGGGTACACGAGTTATGATGCGATTCCGTTTTTTGAAAATATAAAATTTAAAGAACTTTCAGAGGAAAATAAAATTCCATTATTGCGTTATCGCCTTTACCAGTATGTGATTGCGATTAACCATTACAACGATGAAATGTTCATCATCGAAAATAAAATTGATGGACTGAAATCAAATACGATCGAAATCGAAAATTTGATCAACCAGAAAAACGCTCCAATTTTTCCGTTCAAAATCACCGATTATGAAACGTCCAATTTAAGAGATGAAGAATTCCGGGAATTGGTGGAAACCGCAAAAAAAAACTGTTTCCGTGGTGATGTTTTTCAATTGGTTTTGAGCCGCAGATTTGAACAGAAATTTAACGGTGATGAATTCAATGTTTACCGTGCTTTGCGACATATTAATCCTTCTCCTTATTTATTTTATTTCGATTATGGAGATTATAAATTAATGGGATCCAGTCCGGAAAGTCAATTGATCATTAAAGACGGAAAAGCCATTATTCATCCGATTGCGGGAACTTTTAAAAGAACTGGTGAAGTTCAGAAAGATTTAGAAGCAGCCGAAGAATTAAAGAAAGATGCGAAGGAAAACGCAGAACATACGATGCTCGTTGATTTAGCGAGAAACGATTTAAGTATTTGTGGAAAAAGTACCACCGTGACGAAATTGAAAGAAGTTCAGTTTTTTTCTCACGTCATTCACTTGGTAAGCGAAGTAACGGCAGATGTTGAAGAAAATCAAAATCCTTACGAAATGATCGCGACCACTTTTCCACAGGGAACTTTGAGTGGTGCACCAAAATACAAAGCGATGGAATTGATTGATTCTTATGAGAAAACTTCGCGTTCGTTTTACGGCGGTTGTATCGGTTTTGTCGGCTTTGATGGAAGTTGTAATCAAGCGATTATGATCCGGACTTTTTTAAGTAAAAATAACACGCTTTATTATCAAGCCGGTGCTGGAATCGTCGCAAAATCTACAGCAGAAAATGAATTGCAGGAAGTAAATAATAAACTGAATGCGCTGAAAATGGCTGTAAAAAAAGCAACTTCAATTTAA
- a CDS encoding anthranilate synthase component II — protein sequence MKILVFDNYDSFTYNLVQMIEQISGDKVDVFRNDQISLEDIEKYDKIVLSPGPGIPSEAGILIELITKYAPTKSILGVCLGQQAIAEAFGGSLINLTEIYHGVATNAQTIKKDARLLKDLPENLEVGRYHSWAVNPEDFPEELEITSVDENGMIMSLQHKTYDVQSVQYHPESILTPHGKKIIQNFLQN from the coding sequence ATGAAAATATTAGTCTTTGATAATTACGACAGTTTTACGTATAATTTAGTTCAAATGATTGAGCAAATCAGTGGTGATAAAGTAGATGTTTTCCGAAATGATCAAATCAGTTTGGAGGATATCGAAAAGTATGACAAGATCGTGCTTTCTCCAGGTCCGGGAATTCCAAGTGAAGCGGGAATCTTAATTGAACTGATTACAAAATATGCACCGACGAAATCGATATTGGGAGTTTGTCTTGGTCAGCAAGCAATTGCAGAAGCCTTTGGCGGAAGTTTGATTAATCTCACAGAAATCTATCACGGCGTTGCAACAAACGCTCAAACAATCAAAAAAGACGCTCGACTTTTAAAAGATTTACCCGAAAATTTGGAAGTTGGAAGATATCACAGTTGGGCCGTAAATCCTGAAGATTTCCCCGAAGAACTGGAAATTACTTCAGTAGATGAGAACGGAATGATAATGTCTTTACAGCATAAAACCTATGATGTTCAGTCAGTTCAATATCACCCGGAAAGTATCTTAACGCCGCACGGGAAAAAGATCATCCAAAATTTTTTACAGAATTAA
- the trpD gene encoding anthranilate phosphoribosyltransferase, with product MKEILQYLFDHQTLSKAQAKSILLEISKNIFNEIEVTSFVTVFLMRSITLAELEGFTEALHQLAPKIDLGTEDLVDIVGTGGDGKNTFNISTLASLVVAGTGQKVAKHGNYAASTISGASNVLETLGYRFKETEEELKSDLEKGNFCYLHAPIFHTSLKSIAPMRKNLGLKTFFNMLGPLINPAQPKYTMIGVANLEIARIYQYLLQKKNADFLLVNALDGYDEISLTNDTKMIDKYGEKIYSAEELQFRNIESESIFGGNSIEEAAEIFKSILEGKGTYEQNAVVLANAAMALNNTEKFGNYKNCLMMAKESLMEGKALNCLNVLIA from the coding sequence ATGAAAGAGATATTACAATATTTATTCGACCATCAAACTTTGAGCAAAGCCCAGGCGAAATCAATTCTCCTGGAAATTTCAAAGAATATTTTTAATGAAATTGAAGTGACTTCTTTCGTTACGGTTTTCTTGATGCGAAGTATTACGTTGGCGGAACTAGAAGGTTTTACCGAAGCATTGCATCAGTTGGCGCCGAAAATTGATTTAGGAACAGAAGATTTAGTCGACATCGTTGGAACAGGTGGCGACGGAAAAAACACGTTTAATATTTCAACTTTGGCGAGTTTGGTCGTAGCCGGAACTGGGCAGAAAGTTGCCAAGCATGGAAATTATGCCGCTTCCACAATTAGTGGAGCATCAAATGTTTTGGAAACTCTCGGTTATCGATTTAAAGAAACGGAAGAAGAGTTGAAAAGTGATCTGGAAAAGGGAAATTTCTGTTATTTACACGCACCGATTTTCCACACGTCTTTAAAATCAATCGCGCCGATGCGTAAAAATTTAGGTTTAAAAACTTTTTTCAATATGTTGGGACCATTGATCAATCCGGCTCAACCAAAATATACCATGATAGGTGTTGCGAATTTGGAAATCGCACGGATTTACCAATATTTATTACAGAAGAAAAATGCTGATTTTTTGCTGGTGAATGCTTTAGATGGTTACGACGAAATCAGTTTGACCAACGATACTAAAATGATTGATAAATACGGTGAGAAGATTTATTCAGCGGAAGAATTGCAGTTTAGAAATATCGAATCAGAATCTATTTTTGGCGGAAATAGTATTGAAGAAGCAGCGGAAATTTTTAAATCTATCTTAGAGGGAAAAGGAACTTACGAACAGAATGCTGTGGTTTTAGCGAATGCAGCAATGGCTTTGAACAATACTGAGAAATTTGGTAATTACAAAAATTGCTTAATGATGGCGAAAGAAAGTTTAATGGAAGGAAAAGCCCTGAATTGTCTAAATGTTTTAATTGCTTAG
- the trpC gene encoding indole-3-glycerol phosphate synthase TrpC, giving the protein MNILDKIIDQKKQEVSEAKKKISLTQLKDAVVFNRKTFSLKESVKSGSGIIAEFKRQSPSKGIINDKADVLEVATSYQKFGASGISILTDSEFFGGKLEDILKVRSEISIPILRKDFMIDEYQFYEAKANGADVILLIASCLSQNQVQEFTQLSHELGLEVLLEIHTEDELKHFNKEIDLVGINNRNLKDFKVDLQHSVNLKNLLPVDTLAVAESGIYSIDDFKFLKEKGFDGFLMGEYFMRNENPGIAFEEFIKDVRN; this is encoded by the coding sequence ATGAATATTCTCGATAAAATAATTGACCAGAAAAAGCAGGAAGTTTCGGAAGCGAAAAAGAAAATTTCTTTGACGCAATTAAAAGATGCAGTAGTGTTTAACCGCAAGACATTTTCATTAAAAGAATCAGTCAAATCGGGTAGTGGAATCATTGCGGAATTTAAAAGACAATCGCCCAGTAAAGGAATAATCAATGATAAAGCAGACGTTTTAGAAGTTGCAACGTCATATCAAAAATTTGGAGCAAGTGGAATTTCAATCTTGACTGATTCCGAATTTTTTGGAGGGAAATTAGAAGATATTTTGAAAGTACGAAGTGAAATTTCGATTCCTATTTTGCGAAAAGATTTCATGATTGATGAATATCAATTTTATGAAGCAAAAGCGAATGGAGCAGATGTGATTTTATTAATTGCTTCGTGTCTTTCTCAAAACCAGGTTCAGGAATTTACACAATTATCTCACGAATTAGGATTAGAAGTTTTGTTAGAAATTCATACGGAAGATGAGTTAAAACATTTTAATAAAGAAATTGATTTGGTGGGAATCAATAATAGAAACCTCAAAGATTTTAAAGTTGATTTACAACATTCTGTCAATTTGAAAAATCTTTTGCCGGTAGATACTTTAGCAGTTGCAGAGAGTGGAATTTACTCCATCGATGATTTTAAATTTCTAAAAGAAAAAGGCTTTGACGGATTTTTAATGGGCGAATATTTTATGCGAAATGAAAATCCGGGAATTGCTTTTGAAGAGTTCATTAAAGATGTTAGAAACTAG
- a CDS encoding phosphoribosylanthranilate isomerase: MTQQPTNDSRQPKLKVCGLTKLDQIEELISLDVNFLGLIFYKKSPRYVLNSLTLDQIKSINHEGKIGVFVNGSLEQIIEISEKAKLNYIQLHGDESDEFISELRIKLDRKIGIIKVFRIGNDIENLKFKIQNLKSNVDYFLFDTDSKAFGGTGKTFDWQILNDLEINKPYFLSGGISEENIENIKLLKQKPFTLDINSKFEIEPGNKNIDKIVSFKNKLSRKATR, translated from the coding sequence ATGACTCAACAACCGACAAATGATAGCCGACAACCAAAACTTAAAGTTTGCGGTTTGACAAAACTAGATCAGATCGAAGAATTAATTTCTTTGGACGTTAATTTCCTGGGCTTAATTTTTTATAAAAAATCGCCGCGTTATGTTTTAAATTCTTTGACTTTAGATCAAATAAAATCAATAAACCATGAAGGGAAGATTGGCGTCTTTGTCAATGGAAGTCTAGAACAAATTATAGAGATATCTGAAAAAGCCAAACTTAATTATATTCAACTTCACGGAGATGAAAGCGACGAATTTATTTCTGAATTAAGAATTAAGTTGGATAGAAAAATTGGAATTATTAAAGTTTTTAGAATCGGAAACGATATCGAAAATTTAAAATTTAAAATTCAAAATCTAAAATCTAATGTAGATTATTTTCTTTTTGATACCGATTCAAAAGCATTTGGTGGAACTGGTAAAACGTTTGACTGGCAAATTTTAAATGATTTAGAAATCAACAAACCGTACTTTTTAAGTGGCGGAATTTCAGAAGAGAATATTGAAAATATTAAATTATTAAAGCAGAAACCTTTTACTTTAGATATCAATTCAAAATTTGAAATTGAACCTGGAAATAAAAACATAGATAAAATTGTTAGTTTTAAAAATAAATTAAGTCGCAAAGCGACGCGTTAA
- the tnpA gene encoding IS200/IS605 family transposase, which produces MPQSLVKNYVHIVFSTKYRNDFIDEEIEDELFRYIASICKDFESTAIRIGGTDNHIHILCLLSRKIALMKLVQEVKAHSSKWIKTKGSKYEDFFWQDGYGGFSVCRSNLEIVKNYIVNQRKHHEELDFKNEFVEMLIENKMEYDEKYLWD; this is translated from the coding sequence ATGCCACAATCATTAGTCAAAAATTACGTCCATATCGTTTTCAGCACAAAATACAGAAATGATTTCATCGATGAAGAAATAGAAGACGAATTGTTCAGATACATCGCTAGCATTTGTAAGGATTTTGAAAGTACAGCAATTCGAATTGGAGGAACAGATAATCATATCCATATTTTATGTTTGCTTTCAAGAAAAATTGCTTTAATGAAATTGGTACAGGAAGTTAAGGCACATTCATCCAAATGGATAAAAACAAAAGGAAGTAAATATGAAGATTTCTTTTGGCAAGATGGTTATGGTGGATTTTCTGTGTGTAGGAGCAATCTGGAAATTGTTAAGAACTACATTGTGAATCAGAGAAAACATCATGAGGAGTTAGATTTCAAGAATGAGTTTGTAGAAATGTTAATTGAAAATAAGATGGAATATGATGAAAAATATCTTTGGGATTAA
- the trpB gene encoding tryptophan synthase subunit beta, protein MKTYRNPDENGYYGEFGGAFVPEMLYPNVEELHHNYLEIINSEEFQEEYQDLLKNYVGRATPLYFAKNLSEKYQTQVYLKREDLNHTGAHKINNALGQALLAKKLGKQRIIAETGAGQHGVATATACALLGLECIIYMGEVDIARQAPNVGRMKMLGATVIPATSGSKTLKDAVNEALRDWINNATTTHYIIGSVVGPHPFPDLVARFQSVISEEIKWQLKEKIGRENPDVVIACVGGGSNAAGTFYHFVDEPSVKIIAAEAGGFGLDSGKSAATTFLGTLGVLHGSKSLVMQTEDGQVIEPHSISAGLDYPGIGPFHANLATGKRAEFFSITDDEALKSAFELTQIEGIIPALESAHALAVLEKKSFGKDEVVVICLSGRGDKDMETYLSKL, encoded by the coding sequence ATGAAAACATACAGAAACCCAGATGAAAATGGTTATTACGGCGAATTCGGTGGCGCCTTTGTGCCGGAAATGTTATATCCAAATGTCGAAGAACTTCACCATAATTATTTAGAAATAATTAATTCTGAAGAATTCCAGGAAGAATACCAAGATCTTTTGAAAAACTATGTGGGTCGCGCAACTCCATTATATTTTGCGAAGAATTTGAGCGAAAAATATCAGACTCAAGTTTATCTGAAAAGAGAAGATTTGAATCACACTGGTGCACATAAAATCAACAATGCTTTAGGTCAGGCCTTACTCGCAAAAAAATTAGGAAAGCAAAGAATTATTGCAGAAACTGGCGCTGGGCAACACGGCGTTGCAACCGCTACTGCCTGTGCGTTACTTGGTTTAGAATGTATTATTTACATGGGCGAAGTCGATATCGCTCGGCAAGCACCCAATGTTGGTCGTATGAAAATGTTGGGTGCAACGGTTATTCCTGCGACTTCTGGATCGAAAACTTTGAAAGATGCCGTGAATGAAGCGTTAAGAGATTGGATTAATAATGCTACAACAACTCATTATATTATCGGAAGTGTAGTTGGTCCGCACCCGTTTCCGGATTTGGTGGCGAGGTTTCAAAGTGTTATTTCGGAAGAGATAAAATGGCAGTTAAAGGAAAAGATCGGACGGGAAAATCCAGATGTTGTTATTGCCTGTGTTGGTGGTGGAAGTAATGCTGCCGGAACATTCTATCATTTTGTAGATGAACCGAGTGTGAAGATTATCGCTGCCGAAGCGGGAGGTTTTGGTTTGGATTCTGGTAAATCTGCGGCGACGACTTTTCTGGGAACGTTAGGAGTTTTGCACGGCAGTAAAAGTTTGGTGATGCAAACTGAAGATGGACAAGTCATCGAACCGCATTCTATTTCTGCCGGACTCGATTATCCTGGAATTGGACCTTTTCATGCGAATTTAGCCACCGGAAAAAGAGCGGAATTTTTCAGTATTACTGATGATGAAGCATTGAAATCTGCTTTTGAATTAACGCAAATAGAAGGAATTATTCCGGCTTTGGAATCTGCGCATGCTTTGGCAGTTTTGGAAAAGAAAAGTTTTGGAAAAGACGAAGTTGTAGTGATTTGTTTGAGTGGAAGAGGCGATAAGGATATGGAAACGTATCTTTCAAAATTATAA
- the trpA gene encoding tryptophan synthase subunit alpha gives MKKKLNIYFTAGIPQLKDTTEILKLIQHSGADYIEIGMPYSDPVADGPVIQKAHEIALKNGMTIAELFGQLKSVKSEMNIPIILMGYINPVLSFGFEEFCKECKESGVSGLIIPDLPPVEFEKNYRSILEKYNLNFIFLVTPETSDERIKYLDSLSSGFLYAVSSSSTTGNDAKEINNEEYLNRLANLGLKNPVMIGFGIKNKSDFDKVTEKADGGIIGTAFVNILLNNDDWTKNGEDFIRSIIN, from the coding sequence ATGAAAAAGAAACTCAATATATATTTTACAGCGGGAATTCCCCAATTGAAAGACACGACTGAAATTTTAAAACTAATCCAGCATTCCGGTGCAGATTATATCGAAATTGGAATGCCGTACTCTGACCCGGTTGCTGATGGACCTGTGATTCAGAAAGCACATGAAATCGCGTTGAAGAACGGAATGACCATCGCAGAACTTTTTGGTCAATTGAAATCGGTGAAATCAGAAATGAATATTCCGATTATTTTGATGGGATATATTAATCCGGTTTTAAGTTTTGGATTTGAAGAATTCTGTAAAGAATGTAAAGAGTCTGGAGTTTCAGGATTGATTATTCCGGATTTGCCACCAGTCGAATTTGAGAAAAACTACCGATCCATTTTAGAAAAATACAATCTGAATTTTATCTTTTTGGTGACGCCGGAAACTTCGGATGAAAGAATTAAATATTTGGATTCTTTAAGTTCCGGATTTTTATATGCGGTCTCAAGTTCTTCTACCACAGGAAATGATGCAAAAGAAATCAACAATGAAGAATACCTGAATAGACTGGCGAATTTAGGTTTGAAAAATCCAGTGATGATTGGGTTTGGAATTAAAAATAAATCTGATTTTGATAAGGTTACCGAAAAAGCAGATGGCGGAATTATCGGGACGGCTTTCGTGAATATTTTGCTTAATAATGATGACTGGACAAAAAATGGAGAAGATTTTATTCGTAGCATAATAAATTAA
- the lipB gene encoding lipoyl(octanoyl) transferase LipB — translation MTSTQNRTLQFQELGLMDYEPAFEFQEKLMKEIIDLKLANRNRTDDEQVETPNYLLFVEHPHVYTIGKSGDEHNMLANARKLEEINATYVKTNRGGDITYHGFGQIVGYPILDLDNFKSDIHLYMRNLEEVIIRTIAEYGLKGERSEGETGVWLDVGKPYARKICAMGVKTSKWVTMHGLALNVNTDLRYFEYIIACGIKDKGVTSLQRELEREFSEEEMAEVKEKIKKHFCDVFEAQIV, via the coding sequence ATGACAAGCACACAGAACAGAACTTTGCAGTTTCAGGAATTGGGGTTGATGGATTATGAACCGGCTTTTGAATTTCAGGAGAAATTGATGAAGGAAATCATCGATTTGAAATTGGCAAATCGCAACCGAACTGACGATGAACAGGTAGAAACTCCGAATTATTTATTGTTTGTGGAGCATCCGCATGTTTACACGATTGGGAAATCCGGGGACGAGCATAATATGCTGGCGAATGCGAGAAAGTTGGAAGAAATTAATGCGACTTATGTGAAAACTAATCGCGGTGGAGATATTACGTATCACGGTTTTGGGCAGATTGTGGGATATCCGATTTTGGATTTGGATAATTTTAAATCTGACATTCATCTTTATATGCGAAATTTGGAGGAAGTGATTATTCGCACGATTGCTGAATATGGTTTGAAAGGCGAAAGAAGTGAAGGAGAAACGGGAGTTTGGCTGGACGTTGGAAAACCTTACGCAAGAAAAATTTGTGCGATGGGCGTGAAAACGTCGAAATGGGTGACCATGCACGGTTTGGCTCTGAATGTGAATACGGATTTACGCTATTTTGAATATATTATTGCGTGCGGAATTAAAGATAAAGGCGTGACTTCTTTGCAAAGAGAATTAGAACGAGAATTCTCTGAAGAAGAAATGGCTGAAGTTAAAGAGAAAATTAAAAAACATTTCTGTGACGTTTTTGAAGCGCAGATTGTCTAG
- a CDS encoding peptide deformylase yields the protein MKKVSLLLVLFSVFAFSQKYTKSEISRITEGNIDSALPIFQTSDSLQHRVLLDQSMDANPKDQYTKILVNRMKLALLSTGSGVGIAAPQVGINRNIIWAKRFDKEGKPLEYFINPKILWRSEVLNLGPEGDLSIEVFRDYFYRSQVIQLEYFDLNGKKHTEIVEGFTAVILQHEIDHLSGILISDKIENQKMKTFEKVELYKELK from the coding sequence ATGAAGAAAGTTTCCTTATTATTGGTCTTATTTTCTGTTTTTGCCTTTTCTCAAAAATATACAAAATCAGAAATTTCAAGAATTACGGAAGGGAATATCGATTCAGCCTTGCCTATTTTTCAAACATCTGATTCCTTGCAGCATCGGGTTTTACTTGATCAATCGATGGATGCAAATCCAAAAGATCAATACACAAAGATTCTAGTCAACCGAATGAAACTTGCCCTTCTTTCTACGGGAAGCGGTGTCGGAATCGCAGCACCACAAGTTGGAATCAACCGGAATATTATTTGGGCAAAACGATTTGATAAAGAAGGAAAACCTTTGGAATATTTTATCAATCCGAAAATTCTTTGGCGTTCAGAAGTTTTAAATTTAGGTCCGGAAGGTGATTTATCCATTGAGGTTTTCAGAGATTACTTTTACAGAAGCCAAGTGATTCAGTTAGAATATTTTGATTTAAATGGAAAGAAACACACTGAAATCGTGGAAGGATTTACAGCAGTTATTTTGCAGCACGAAATCGATCATCTTTCTGGGATTTTAATATCTGATAAAATAGAAAATCAGAAAATGAAGACTTTCGAAAAAGTGGAATTGTATAAAGAATTGAAATAG
- a CDS encoding putative quinol monooxygenase, whose product MKNLHIVALFQFKESDLMDALELLKKLVFETRKEEGCLHYDLIEDNTNKGVFFIIELWESEEHHHQHNGTDHLMNFRNQSASMLEKSAQVYKGYKTF is encoded by the coding sequence ATGAAAAACTTACATATCGTAGCCTTATTCCAATTCAAAGAAAGTGATTTGATGGACGCTCTGGAATTACTGAAAAAATTAGTTTTCGAAACCCGAAAAGAAGAAGGTTGTTTACATTACGACTTAATCGAAGACAATACCAACAAAGGCGTTTTCTTTATTATTGAACTTTGGGAAAGTGAGGAACATCACCATCAACACAATGGTACAGATCATTTGATGAATTTCAGAAATCAATCGGCATCGATGTTGGAGAAATCAGCACAGGTTTATAAAGGATACAAAACTTTCTAA